The segment TGTAAGCTAGCAATCTTAGTTTAGTAGTTTTTGAAGGACTCTGTGtgtgagcttttgctctttgtttgttatgtttgttCATCAATATAATTtctgaatttatatatatatatatatatatatattttaaaagctattataatatttattattttcaaaattttcagttaaaatctaatttttaatttgttttgataaCATAGGAAACCTTTTTAAAGAAAGAACCATTTGGACTTGTCTCTAGCCTGAAAAACCTACGGGTAATTCGACCTGGATGGgctaatttttaattctttctgttttggtggttgtttcattcttgatcttcttactaaagaaatacaaaatttagagaaaactTTTGTGCTCCAAACAGGGCttgcaaaatttacaaaatatgcTGTGATTGTGAACATGAGTTTCGCTATGATTGTTTGCTCTCttctgatttttgtttttgggttttttgattTAAAGCATTTGCTCTTTATTGTTCTGTGGCTATTGgactttttttaacaaaactgtgttacctttatttatttagctATTTGGTTTCTCGACCTACATGTGTTAATTGCAGAGGTACTTTGCCATAGATTCATGATAAACACAAGTCATAGCTTTAATGTTACTCCATGTTCTCAATTTATGTGTGATATTATACTTTTTGGTGGATACCCTCCTATTTATGTGATACCCAATGTATTGAAGCATTTTGGCTAGTAAGCACTTTTGAAATTGTATTTTAGCATCACAAGTGGAGAATTGACTATTAAGTTTAATGTTAAAATAGTTTGGCATTGAAGGAATATTATATCAAGTGGGATTATATTTTATCTTCAAGTTAATGTTAgtaagattttgtttttggaatcCATGTGGTGGTATATGTCTATATGCACGTACGTACAGTATTTTCAAGTAGACTCAGTTGGCATCAATTTCACTGCAACATTGCAAATGTGAGGAAGTTTGTTAAATTGGAAGCAGTTCTAGTAATACTTACAGGGGCGTTTGATTCGCCGTGATGTTATATTACACCATAATATTACATTACATTGTTTAGAAATATGATGAGATTAAGgtaatgtgatatattttgtaattttagattatggTAATAttagaaagaatgaaataaaccaaaaaccttAATGTCACATCATTGTAATTTGCATCACATCAAAGGCACATCATAGTGAACCAAACGCCCCTGTAGTGTTTTATTAACCTCATGATAAAAGTGCTATGTTGTTATCACTCCATGTTTCATAATAATATGTAATGATGTGGTACTCTCTCATTTTGGCCAGTAATGTGGCTGAAGATAGACATGTTCTTTTGGAACATGTTGATAGTTCTTGTTGGAAGGTTGAAACTTCACTTCAAATAGGTATTCTGGATAGTGTCAACTTGGTAATAGTTGGTTTATATTGCTATAGTGTTTTGGAGTTGCTAGACATATCTTATGATTGGTtctgatgatatatatatatatatatatatatttttttttatgattcacCAATTAATGCACAGCCTTCATGAGTTACATAACTTGTGTCCTTGCATatgtgacctttttttttttccttgatattttatctttcacatttttttttcaccgaTGATTTTGGAATCCTAGCATTTTTGTTCTGAAATGTGTAATTTGATTTATGCTGTTTGTGCAGGTAATCAACTACTTTTTCTGTATCACTATCACAATGGCTGATGGTCAAGAAGCTGATAAGAACATTGAGATATGGAAGATCAAGAAATTGATCAAAGCTCTCGAAGCTGCTAGAGGCAATGGTACAAGCATGATTTCTCTAATCATGCCTCCACGAGATCAAGTATCCCGTGTTACCAAGATGTTGGGTGATGAATTTGGCACTGCCTCCAACATTAAAAGTAGGGTGAATCGCCAGTCTGTGCTTGGGGCGATTACATCTGCGCAGCAAAGACTTAAACTTTACAACAAAGTTCCTCCCAATGGGCTTGTGCTCTACACAGGAACAATTGTAACTGATGATGGGAAGGAAAAGAAGGTCACAATCGATTTTGAGCCGTTTAGGCCAATTAATGCATCCCTTTACCTTTGTGACAACAAGTTTCATACAGAAGCGCTGAATGAGCTTTTAGAATCTGATGACAAGTTTGGTTTTATTATCATGGATGGTAATGGGACCCTTTTTGGGACTTTAAGTGGTAATACCAGAGAGATTCTTCATAAATTTAGTGTTGACCTTCCAAAGAAACATGGAAGAGGTGGGCAATCAGCTCTACGGTTTGCTCGTCTTCGAATGGAGAAGCGCCACAACTATGTGAGGAAGACAGCGGAACTTGCCACTCAATTTTACATCAATGCTGCCACCAGCCAACCCAATGTTTCCGGATTAATACTTGCTGGGTCTGCTGACTTCAAAACTGAGCTTAGTCAGTCAGACATGTTTGATCCTCGTCTTCAAGCCAAAATATTAAATGTGGTAGATGTCTCTTATGGAGGGGAGAATGGTTTCAATCAGGCCATTGAACTGTCATCAGAGATCCTGTCCAATGTGAAATTTATTCAGGAGAAGCGCTTGATAGGCAAATACTTTGAGGAGATTAGCCAGGACACTGGGAAATATGTTTTTGGCGTGGATGATACACTGAAAACTTTGGAGATGGGTGCTGTTGAGATACTTATTGTATGGGAAAATCTGGATATTAATAGGTATGTGTTAAAAAATAGCACTACTGGTGAGATTATCATAAAGCACTTGAATAAGGAGCAAGAAGCTGATCAGAGTAATTTCCGTGCTCCTGTTGGCTCTGCTGAATTAGAGGTGCAGGAAAAGACGTCTCTGCTGGAGTGGTTTGCTACTGAATACAAGAAGTTTGGTTGCACACTTGAATTTGTCACCAACAAATCTCAAGAGGGATCCCAGTTCTGCAGAGGTTTTGGTGGGATTGGGGGAATACTCCGTTACCAGCTTGATATTAGGTCATTTGATGAGTTTTCTGACGATGGTGAAGTTTATGATGATTCTGAATAACAATCAATGAACTTTCCCCAATGCTGGTGCAGGAGAATGGGGCAAAAAGGCCTGCACCAGAGCGCGATATGCGCTTGCTGCTGCTGCCCCGGAGTTGGAATTTGGATCTCAAAACCATTGCAAAATAtatgtaagttttttatttgttttcttctcttttctatgCTTCTACTAATTTTTCAGTTGGCActtgattgaatttttattcCCTAACCCTGTTTTGGATATTTTGTTTCCATGGTCTCTTCTTTCTTGAAGGAGATTGCAGAAATACCCGAGAATCTTAATTGGGTGATTTCATCTATATTTTGgattattccaaaaaaaaattattggaattATGTTTCTTGGATGGGAGCAGCATGAAGGGAGTCACATGAAGAATAATGTGCTTTATTAGGTGTTTCCATTGCTTCGGGGGATTGTGTGAGCTACCTTTTATCGCTATATCAAATTTGCTTCTTGTTTGATCGAGACTCTGCAGTTCTCTGAGCCTGTGGTTTTGTTGAAACTGCTCTGTTATGTCCTCGTGAAGTTTACTCCATCATTATgacttttaatttatgtttttaattatgttgaATACACTTATCATTAGCATATATGTTTGGTGGATGGCCTTGGTGGATTGGATTCAAGATACAATCCTAGTTTCCATAGGTAAAAGAACAGAAAATGCTGTAGGCACCGGAAACCTACATGTAAATTTTCACTCCCTTGGACTCTTGAATGATGTGATTGCTTGTGAG is part of the Quercus robur chromosome 9, dhQueRobu3.1, whole genome shotgun sequence genome and harbors:
- the LOC126700306 gene encoding eukaryotic peptide chain release factor subunit 1-3-like; amino-acid sequence: MADGQEADKNIEIWKIKKLIKALEAARGNGTSMISLIMPPRDQVSRVTKMLGDEFGTASNIKSRVNRQSVLGAITSAQQRLKLYNKVPPNGLVLYTGTIVTDDGKEKKVTIDFEPFRPINASLYLCDNKFHTEALNELLESDDKFGFIIMDGNGTLFGTLSGNTREILHKFSVDLPKKHGRGGQSALRFARLRMEKRHNYVRKTAELATQFYINAATSQPNVSGLILAGSADFKTELSQSDMFDPRLQAKILNVVDVSYGGENGFNQAIELSSEILSNVKFIQEKRLIGKYFEEISQDTGKYVFGVDDTLKTLEMGAVEILIVWENLDINRYVLKNSTTGEIIIKHLNKEQEADQSNFRAPVGSAELEVQEKTSLLEWFATEYKKFGCTLEFVTNKSQEGSQFCRGFGGIGGILRYQLDIRSFDEFSDDGEVYDDSE